The following are from one region of the Hypanus sabinus isolate sHypSab1 chromosome 14, sHypSab1.hap1, whole genome shotgun sequence genome:
- the rasl11b gene encoding ras-like protein family member 11B, translating to MRLVQNMSTIQEFGPAEYTPSNRVIKIAVIGGSAVGKTALVVRFLTRRFIGDYERNAGTLYSRQVQVDREQLALQVQDTPGVQINGQSLSCNELLNRSIQWADAIVLVYSITDYKSYEMISHLHQHVCRVHPENRVPVIIVGNKADLLHAKQVEPHHGLQLANILGCTFYEVSASENYNDVYNAFHVLCKEISKQQVSSNAEKRKTSIIPRPKSPNMLDLRRRFKQALSAKVRTATSV from the exons ATGCGCCTGGTCCAGAACATGTCGACGATTCAGGAATTTGGACCTGCGGAATATACCCCTAGCAACCGGGTGATCAAGATCGCAGTCATCGGCGGCAGCGCTGTGGGCAAAACTG CTTTGGTGGTGCGGTTTTTAACCCGGAGGTTTATTGGCGACTATGAAAGAAATGCAG GTACATTATACTCCAGACAAGTACAAGTAGATCGAGAGCAACTTGCACTTCAAGTTCAAGACACACCAGGTGTTCAG ATAAATGGGCAGAGTCTGAGCTGCAACGAGCTGCTTAACAGATCCATACAGTGGGCCGATGCAATTGTACTAGTCTATTCAATCACAGACTACAAAAGTTATGAAATGATTAGTCACCTTCATCAGCATGTCTGCCGTGTACATCCAGAAAACAGAGTTCCTGTCATAATTGTTGGAAACAAGGCTGACCTCCTTCATGCTAAACAAGTGGAACCTCATCATGGCCTCCAACTGGCAAACATACTAGGCTGTACCTTCTATGAGGTATCTGCCAGTGAAAACTATAATGACGTCTACAATGCATTTCATGTGCTTTGTAAAGAAATTAGTAAGCAACAAGTGAGCAGCAATGCTGAAAAAAGAAAAACGTCCATCATACCCAGGCCAAAATCACCAAACATGCTAGATCTGCGGCGGCGCTTCAAACAAGCTCTTTCTGCTAAAGTACGAACTGCAACATCTGTCTGA